The Setaria italica strain Yugu1 chromosome IX, Setaria_italica_v2.0, whole genome shotgun sequence genome has a window encoding:
- the LOC101774039 gene encoding UDP-glucose 6-dehydrogenase 5 — MVKICCIGAGYVGGPTMAVIALKCPDIEVVVVDISKPRIEAWNSDTLPIYEPGLDDVVKQCRGKNLFFSTDVEKHVAEADIIFVSVNTPTKTRGLGAGKAADLTYWESAARMIADVSKSDKIVVEKSTVPVKTAEAIEKILTHNSKGINYQILSNPEFLAEGTAIEDLFKPDRVLIGGRETPEGRKAVQALKDVYAHWVPEDRILTTNLWSAELSKLAANAFLAQRISSVNAISALCEATGANVTEVAYAVGKDTRIGPKFLNASVGFGGSCFQKDILNLVYICECNGLPEVANYWKQVIKINDYQKSRFVNRVVSSMFNTVAGKKIAVLGFAFKKDTGDTRETPAIDVCKGLLGDKAQISIYDPQVTEDQIQRDLAMNKFDWDHPMHLQPTSPTAVKQVSCVWDAYEATKGAHGLCILTEWDEFKTLDYQKIFDNMQKPAFVFDGRNIVDPEKLREIGFIVYSIGKPLDAWLKDMPAVA; from the coding sequence ATGGTGAAGATCTGCTGCATCGGTGCTGGCTATGTCGGTGGCCCGACCATGGCCGTCATTGCCCTCAAGTGCCCAGACATTGAGGTCGTTGTCGTTGACATCTCCAAGCCCCGTATTGAGGCCTGGAACAGCGACACCCTCCCGATCTATGAGcctggtcttgatgatgttgtgAAGCAGTGCAGGGGGAAGAACCTCTTCTTCAGCACTGATGTTGAGAAGCACGTTGCTGAGGCTGACATCATCTTCGTCTCGGTGAACACCCCCACCAAGACCCGTGGTCTTGGAGCTGGCAAGGCTGCTGACCTCACCTACTGGGAGAGCGCTGCTCGCATGATCGCTGATGTCTCCAAGTCTGACAAGATCGTTGTTGAGAAGTCCACTGTCCCTGTCAAGACTGCTGAGGCTATTGAGAAGATCTTGACCCACAACAGCAAGGGCATCAACTACCAGATCCTCTCCAACCCGGAGTTCCTTGCTGAGGGCACTGCCATTGAGGACCTGTTCAAGCCTGACAGGGTGCTCATCGGTGGCCGGGAGACCCCTGAGGGCAGGAAGGCCGTCCAGGCCCTCAAGGATGTGTACGCTCACTGGGTTCCTGAGGACAGGATCCTCACCACCAACCTGTGGTCTGCTGAGCTCTCCAAGCTCGCTGCCAACGCTTTCTTGGCGCAGAGGATCTCCTCTGTCAACGCCATCTCCGCACTCTGCGAGGCCACCGGTGCCAATGTGACCGAGGTGGCGTACGCTGTGGGCAAGGACACCAGGATCGGCCCCAAGTTCTTGAACGCCAGTGTTGGGTTCGGTGGCTCCTGCTTCCAGAAGGACATCCTGAACTTGGTGTACATCTGCGAGTGCAATGGCTTGCCCGAGGTGGCCAACTACTGGAAGCAGGTGATCAAGATCAACGACTACCAGAAGAGCCGGTTCGTGAACCGCGTGGTGTCCTCCATGTTCAACACTGTCGCCGGCAAGAAGATCGCCGTCCTCGGCTTTGCCTTCAAGAAGGACACCGGTGACACCAGGGAGACCCCTGCCATCGACGTCTGCAAGGGCCTGCTGGGCGACAAGGCCCAGATCAGCATCTACGACCCCCAGGTGACAGAGGACCAGATCCAGCGGGACCTGGCCATGAACAAGTTCGACTGGGACCACCCGATGCACCTGCAGCCGACGAGCCCCACGGCCGTGAAGCAGGTGAGCTGCGTCTGGGACGCGTACGAGGCCACCAAGGGCGCCCACGGTCTGTGCATCCTGACCGAGTGGGACGAGTTCAAGACCCTGGACTACCAGAAGATCTTCGACAACATGCAGAAGCCGGCCTTCGTGTTCGACGGACGCAACATCGTCGACCCTGAGAAGCTGAGGGAGATCGGCTTCATCGTCTACTCCATCGGCAAGCCGCTTGACGCCTGGCTCAAGGACATGCCCGCGGTCGCTTAA
- the LOC101773634 gene encoding probable WRKY transcription factor 57, with protein sequence MASAAGDSAEGVGGGDWPFAGVGGDAFAAEYSSVFAELGWPGGLAGELPVLDLPEAAAAPPAEVTRPAEEVMAPARSGDAAASSSSSGDGDGAAPGSDDRRPAAAETASEKPAAAKKGQKRARQPRFAFMTKSEIDHLEDGYRWRKYGQKAVKNSPFPRSYYRCTNSKCTVKKRVERSSTDPSVVITTYEGQHCHHIGSYQRGGGGGAAAAHIHHSAAAVALAEQMSSFIPAHQLYSLPPLHPQSSPSSETIVSPPASTSLQHLNGGADELRRASYSPRVSMVQSPTTPSSSVSPAVSVEKAGLLDDMVPQGVRHG encoded by the exons AtggccagcgccgccggcgacagTGCGgaaggggtcggcggcggcgactggccCTTCGCTGGCGTTGGCGGCGACGCCTTCGCGGCGGAGTACTCGTCCGTCTTCGCGGAGCTCGGCTGGCCCGGCGGCCTGGCCGGGGAGCTGCCGGTGCTGGATCtgcccgaggcggcggcggcaccgcctGCTGAGGTGACGCGGCCGGCAGAGGAGGTCATGGCGCCAGCCAGGTCGGGGGACGCCGCCGCTTCGTCGAGCTCAAgcggggacggcgacggcgccgcgccggGGAGCGACGATCGgaggcctgccgccgccgagacAGC GAGTGAGAAGCCGGCAGCGGCGAAGAAGGGGCAGAAGAGGGCGCGGCAGCCGCGGTTCGCGTTCATGACCAAGAGCGAGATCGATCACCTCGAGGACGGCTACAGATGGAGGAAGTATGGCCAGAAAGCTGTCAAGAACAGCCCTTTCCCAAG GAGCTACTACAGATGCACCAACAGCAAATGCACCGTGAAGAAGCGCGTGGAGCGgtcctcgaccgacccctccgTGGTGATCACCACCTACGAGGGCCAGCACTGCCACCACATTGGCTCGtaccagcgcggcggcggaggcggcgccgccgcggcgcacaTCCATCATAGCGCGGCGGCCGTCGCGCTTGCGGAGCAAATGTCGTCGTTCATCCCGGCTCACCAGCTCTACAGCTTGCCGCCCTTGCACCCACAGAGCTCTCCGTCCTCGGAGACCATCGTTAGCCCGCCGGCGTCCACATCTTTGCAGCATCTgaacggcggcgccgacgagctgCGGCGGGCAAGCTACAGCCCGAGGGTGTCTATGGTGCAGTCGCCGACGACGCCGTCGTCATCTGTTTCGCCGGCCGTTTCAGTTGAGAAGGCGGGGCTACTGGACGATATGGTGCCTCAAGGAGTAAGACATGGATGA
- the LOC101774447 gene encoding uncharacterized protein LOC101774447 has product MVVARQSTPGRYGHRLLFYLQFSIYIHRPQQPEEASHSRHRTLTASMAATSPPRPRVMVLPFPAQGHVMPLMELSRRLADHGFEVDFVNTEYNQARVLAAMAAGGEAGGAAAHAGIRFVSLPDGMGPDGDRTDIVELGQSLPAAMLGRLEEVIRARNTRWVVVDVSMNWALDLAATVGVRVALFLTYSAAVFVLRAHIPKLIEDGIIDESGNVKRNERIQLSPKMPAIAELPWTSLAKSPESRRAMLQSVIKSHPACTLADAIVCNTFQEIESEALALLPKEPLVIGPLVASKSTSASHFWPEDLTSLAWLDAQAPSSVAYVAFGSYTVFDTARLQELADGLELTGRPFLWVVRPNFADGVDEGWLDEFRCRVGGKGLVVGWAPQQRVLSHPSVACFISHCGWNSTMEGVRHGVPFLCWPFFADQFLNQSYICDLWGAGLRICADERGIVTKEEIRDKVAQGHVIPLMELSHRLVDYGFKIYFVNTEFNHDCILKSMQNKGVIHGGIHMLSIPDGMDPADDHTDIGKLVGGLPAAMFSPLEELIKIKKIKWVIADVSMSWALKLTNTVGVRIALCLTYSASVFALRMKLPKLIEDGVIDESGNVKMHKMIQLMPPTDSTEIPWVSLGSTTERRRVNIRNVIDTNKLMALAEAIICNTFREVEPEALALLPNALPIGPLVAPMSELTGNFWSEDQTCLTWLDKQAPGSVIYAAFGSSTVFDVTRFQELANGLVLSGRPFLWVVRPNFTREIKEEWFNQFKQSTSGKGLVVTWAPQQRVLSHPSVACFMTHCGWNSTMEGVLHGVPFLCCPYFSDQFCNQSYVCNVWKTGLKLCANEQGVITKEEIKDKVAQLLGTEDIKARAVMWKNKACASIREGGSSHHNLLKLVKLLQEG; this is encoded by the exons ATGGTGGTCGCCCGACAAAGCACACCGGGGCGATATGGCCACAGGCTGCTATTCTATCTCCAATTCTCCATATATATCCACAGACCACAGCAACCGGAAGAAGCATCCCACAGCAGGCACCGAACTCTGAcggcctccatggccgccacgTCTCCTCCCCGGCCTCGTGTCATGGTGCTGCCCTTCCCAGCGCAGGGCCATGTCATGCCGCTCATGGAGCTGTCCCGCCGGCTCGCCGACCATGGCTTCGAGGTCGACTTCGTCAACACGGAATATAACCAAGCCCGCGTCCtcgcggccatggcggcaggAGGAGAGGCCGGAGGAGCAGCTGCCCACGCCGGGATCCGCTTCGTCTCCCTCCCGGACGGCATGGGCCCTGACGGCGACCGCACCGACATCGTTGAGCTGGGCCAGAGCTTGCCGGCGGCGATGCTTGGCCGCCTCGAGGAGGTGATCAGAGCTAGGAACACCCGTTGGGTGGTGGTCGACGTCTCCATGAACTGGGCGCTGGACCTGGCCGCCACGGTGGGCGTGCGCGTCGCCTTGTTCTTGACGTATTCGGCCGCCGTCTTCGTGCTGAGGGCGCACATTCCCAAGCTGATAGAGGATGGCATCATTGACGAAAGTG GGAATGTGAAGAGGAATGAGAGGATCCAGCTGAGCCCAAAGATGCCGGCCATTGCCGAGCTCCCATGGACTAGTTTGGCCAAGAGCCCCGAGTCACGAAGAGCAATGCTGCAGAGCGTGATCAAGAGCCACCCGGCATGCACGCTCGCCGACGCCATCGTCTGCAACACGTTCCAAGAGATCGAGTCCGAGGCGCTGGCCCTCCTCCCCAAGGAGCCTCTGGTCATCGGCCCCCTTGTGGCATCCAAGTCCACGTCAGCCAGCCATTTCTGGCCTGAAGACCTGACCTCCCTCGCCTGGCTTGACGCGCAGGCCCCCAGCTCAGTTGCCTATGTGGCATTTGGGAGCTACACAGTCTTCGACACTGCAAGGCTCCAAGAGCTCGccgacgggctggagctcacCGGACGGCCGTTCCTGTGGGTGGTCCGCCCGAACTTCGCGGACGGCGTCGATGAAGGCTGGCTGGACGAGTTCAGATGCCGTGTTGGAGGCAAGGGGCTGGTCGTCGGCTGGGCTCCCCAGCAGCGTGTGCTCTCGCACCCCTCGGTGGCATGCTTCATCTCACACTGCGGATGGAACTCGACGATGGAAGGGGTGCGTCATGGCGTCCCGTTCCTGTGCTGGCCATTCTTTGCCGACCAGTTCTTGAACCAAAGCTACATCTGCGACCTGTGGGGTGCCGGCTTGAGGATCTGCGCAGACGAACGGGGGATTGTCACCAAGGAGGAGATCAGGGACAAGGT TGCACAAGGTCATGTCATTCCACTAATGGAGTTGTCCCACAGGCTAGTCGACTATGGATTCAAGATTTACTTTGTAAACACTGAGTTCAACCACGATTGTATCCTTAAGTCCATGCAAAACAAGGGAGTGATCCATGGAGGAATTCACATGCTATCCATTCCAGATGGTATGGACCCTGCTGATGATCACACAGACATTGGCAAGTTGGTTGGTGGTTTACCAGCTGCCATGTTCAGCCCCCTTGAGGAGCTTATCAAAATCAAGAAGATAAAATGGGTGATAGCAGATGTGTCTATGAGCTGGGCGCTAAAACTGACCAACACAGTGGGAGTACGTATTGCTTTGTGCTTAACTTACTCAGCATCTGTGTTTGCACTAAGGATGAAACTTCCCAAACTAATTGAGGATGGTGTTATCGATGAAAGTG GGAACGTGAAAATGCACAAGATGATCCAACTGATGCCACCCACTGACTCAACTGAGATCCCCTGGGTCAGCCTGGGCAGCACCACAGAGAGGCGCAGAGTGAACATACGGAATGTCATTGATACTAACAAATTGATGGCACTTGCTGAGGCCATCATCTGCAACACATTTAGAGAGGTGGAACCTGAAGCATTGGCTCTCCTCCCCAATGCATTGCCTATCGGTCCATTGGTAGCGCCGATGTCAGAGCTGACTGGTAATTTCTGGTCTGAAGACCAGACCTGCCTCACCTGGCTTGACAAGCAAGCCCCTGGCTCTGTCATATATGCGGCATTCGGGAGCTCTACTGTCTTTGATGTGACGAGATTCCAAGAGCTCGCCAATGGACTTGTGTTATCTGGCAGGCCATTCCTATGGGTGGTCCGGCCAAACTTCACCAGGGAAATCAAAGAGgagtggttcaaccaatttaagCAGAGTACCAGTGGCAAAGGACTGGTTGTCACTTGGGCCCCCCAGCAAAGGGTACTCTCACACCCGTCAGTTGCTTGTTTCATGACACACTGCGGATGGAACTCAACGATGGAAGGTGTGCTCCATGGTGTCCCGTTCTTGTGCTGCCCCTACTTTTCTGACCAGTTCTGCAACCAGAGCTACGTGTGCAATGTGTGGAAGACAGGACTGAAGCTCTGTGCCAATGAACAAGGGGTCATCACAAAGGAGGAGATCAAGGACAAGGTTGCGCAGCTGCTGGGAACTGAGGATATCAAGGCGAGGGCAGTTATGTGGAAGAACAAGGCATGTGCAAGCATCAGAGAGGGAGGATCCTCTCATCACAACTTGCTAAAACTTGTGAAATTGCTACAAGAAGGGTGA
- the LOC101775248 gene encoding UDP-glycosyltransferase 83A1: protein MAASPPRPRVMVLPFPAQGHVMPLMELSHRLVEHGLEVVFVNTDFNHARILAALAGATIPGGGAIDLVSFPDGMGPDGDRTDIGKLLQGLPAAMLGGLEETIRSRKIRWVVADVSMSFVLELVPTVGVRVALFSTFSAANFALRLQVPKMIEDGIIDETGSMKRNERIQLNPKMPAIDATELPWISLGKSPESRRAMIQTVLKNNPTFRLAETIVCNTFREIESAALPLLPIPALAIGPLEAPKSTSAGGHFWAEDEICLPWLDAQAPGSVVYVAFGSLTVFDAERLQELADGLVLAGRPFLWVVRPNFAADGVGEGWLDEFRRRVAGKGLVVGWAPQQRVLSHPSVACFVSHCGWNSTMEGVRHGVPFLCWPYFADQFLNQSYICDLWGIGLRIRADERGIVTKEEIRGKVARLLRDEEIRARALSLQGAACASVADGGASHQDLLKLVNLLRED, encoded by the exons ATGGCGGCGTCACCTCCTCGGCCTCGTGTCATGGTGCTGCCCTTCCCGGCACAGGGCCACGTTATGCCGCTCATGGAGCTGTCGCACCGCCTCGTCGAGCACGGCCTCGAGGTCGTCTTCGTGAACACGGACTTCAACCACGCCCGCATCCTCGCGGCCTTGGCAGGGGCGACGatccctggcggcggcgcgatcgACCTGGTCTCCTTCCCCGACGGCATGGGCCCCGACGGCGACCGCACGGACATCGGCAAGCTGCTCCAAGGCTTGCCGGCGGCGATGCTCGGCGGCCTGGAGGAGACGATCAGGTCCAGGAAGATAAGGTGGGTGGTGGCTGACGTGTCCATGAGCTTTGTGCTGGAGCTGGTCCCCACGGTGGGCGTGCGCGTCGCCTTGTTCTCCACTTTCTCGGCCGCCAACTTCGCGCTGCGGCTGCAAGTTCCCAAGATGATAGAGGATGGCATCATCGACGAAACAG GGAGTATGAAAAGGAATGAGAGGATCCAGCTGAACCCCAAGATGCCGGCCATCGACGCCACCGAGCTTCCCTGGATCAGCCTTGGCAAGAGCCCGGAGTCACGCAGAGCCATGATTCAGACCGTCCTCAAGAACAACCCAACATTCAGGCTCGCCGAAACCATCGTCTGCAACACGTTCCGGGAGATCGAGTCCGCGGCGCTGCCCCTCCTACCCATACCGGCGCTGGCCATCGGCCCGTTGGAGGCGCCCAAGTCGACTTCGGCGGGCGGCCATTTCTGGGCCGAAGACGAGATCTGCCTCCCCTGGCTCGACGCGCAGGCTCCCGGCTCAGTCGTCTACGTGGCGTTCGGGAGCCTCACTGTGTTCGACGCGGAACGGCTCCAGGAGCTCGCCGACGGGCTGGTGCTCGCCGGGCGGCCGTTCCTGTGGGTGGTCCGGCCGAACttcgccgccgacggcgtcggGGAGGGCTGGCTCGACGAGTTCCGGCGCCGCGTCGCCGGCAaggggctcgtcgtcggctgGGCTCCCCAGCAGCGCGTGCTCTCGCACCCCTCGGTCGCGTGCTTCGTGtcgcactgcgggtggaactcgaccATGGAAGGGGTGCGGCACGGCGTGCCGTTCCTGTGCTGGCCCTACTTCGCCGACCAGTTCCTGAACCAGAGCTACATCTGCGACCTGTGGGGCATTGGCTTGAGGATCCGCGCCGACGAGCGGGGCATCGTCACCAAGGAGGAGATCAGGGGCAAGGTGGCGCGGCTGCTCCGGGACGAGGAGATCAGGGCGAGGGCGCTGTCCTTGCAGGGAGCGGCGTGCGCCAGCGTCGCGGACGGAGGCGCCTCGCATCAGGATCTGCTCAAGCTTGTGAACCTGCTAAGAGAAGATTAG